The Bacteroidales bacterium nucleotide sequence GCAAGAACTTGTTCAAAGAATATAAAATTATGGCTGATACCTCATATAGATTATGACAATTTACCGACCGGATTTTTGCTGTAAACACTAAAGAATGCGATTCTTTTGTTCTGCCTGCTGGAATGAGATTGCCCCGGATACGAAGGTTTGCCCTTTTTGTGGTGCTGATATTGAAGCACTTGATGCTTCTTCGTTCGACGAAAAAGTAATCCGTGCTTTTCATCATCCCGATCCTCAAACAGTGAGGCGGGCTGTGTTTATTTCGGGAGAAAAACAAATTCCGCAGGCTATTCAGCCGCTTGTTGAGTTGCTCGCAAACAGCCATGATCCTTATCTTCAGGAAGAAATCATTAAGGCACTCTGCCACTACAATGATCCTTCCCTGATTGGACTGCTGCAAACCTACAGCCGGGCTCCCTATTCTTTCATCGTTCGTAAAATCGCAGACGAGTGCTTTAATAAGCTGCTGAACAAAAAACCACCGACAGAAAAATGATGGTTTTTTAAAAAAATTATACTTTTGCGCCCTTTGGTGATGGAGTTCACCATTAACCGCTGCAATAGCTGATAACTCCTGTGATGTTTAACTTTAAAGGTTTTACGTATGTTATCGATCTATCTTATTGCAGCGTTCTGGTTGGGAATAGCCGTCATTTCAACCATTTTTGCCAATCGCCTGAGGATATCCATGGCTCTTATGGAAATCATCTTTGGGACCATTGTCGGATACATTGCTTTCAAGCTGAACGTTACCGACAAACTTTCCCTCAATGCCGACTGGCTGAAGTTTCTGGCCGGCCTGGCAGCCATTATGCTGACGTTTCTTTCGGGAACGGAATTGAATCCCGATGCCATGCGAAAAAAATTCAAGGAAGTAACCCTTGTCGGGCTAACGGGATTCTTTGCCCCATTTATCGGGGCCGCTCTTGTCGCCTATTACCTGCTTGGATGGGA carries:
- a CDS encoding HEAT repeat domain-containing protein, whose product is MRFFCSACWNEIAPDTKVCPFCGADIEALDASSFDEKVIRAFHHPDPQTVRRAVFISGEKQIPQAIQPLVELLANSHDPYLQEEIIKALCHYNDPSLIGLLQTYSRAPYSFIVRKIADECFNKLLNKKPPTEK